The [Actinobacillus] rossii genome contains a region encoding:
- a CDS encoding ATP-dependent OLD family endonuclease: MYLRRLEIMGFRGINRLSINLRPNMLLIGENTWGKSSLLVALSLILNGQNTLYQFTLEDFHQSQEQQNITLLFTFSERDNKEDSKVQNQDLHTVFVPHDDGLDRIYLRVTGERQGNDVHTDYSFLNEHGEPINLESAVDIALILINRHPIYRFRDARVNKQKLHVATTLCPSSTNYACREFLAVGTLLQHYFMRTPLEDPVFDATNLWNDLKSLCTKLKQDTSRQLQRQLLEFWTSLLMLERHLEPNSLTRPILIFEDPEARLHPRMVAILWELTQYLPIQRITTTNSVELISQVALRDICRLVRYTDRTRAYQLDRHDLGKEDLRRLTFHVHHNRSLALFARTWILVEGETEVWILSELADLLSINLATEGIRIVEFAQSGLRPLIKYAQAMGIEWYVLTDGDDAGRKYTETVKAMLNAQEKPDDRVTTLPRTDIEHFFYAEGFDDVFIRLARWLPQNNYFPMRKIIQRAIQRTSKPDLAIALSNEIEQRGMQAIPVLFKRLFSKVLNLTRTQ, translated from the coding sequence ATGTATCTACGCCGACTTGAAATCATGGGCTTTCGTGGTATTAACCGTTTGTCTATCAATCTTCGTCCTAATATGTTGCTTATTGGGGAAAATACTTGGGGTAAATCAAGTTTACTGGTAGCTCTCAGTCTGATTCTTAATGGGCAAAATACGCTTTATCAATTTACGCTAGAAGACTTTCACCAATCACAAGAACAGCAAAATATCACACTTCTCTTTACCTTTTCAGAACGAGATAACAAAGAAGACAGCAAGGTACAAAATCAAGATTTACATACCGTATTTGTTCCCCATGATGATGGTTTAGATCGTATTTATTTGCGGGTAACCGGTGAGCGACAAGGTAATGATGTTCACACAGATTATTCTTTTTTGAATGAACACGGCGAACCGATTAATCTTGAAAGTGCGGTCGATATCGCGCTAATTTTAATCAATCGCCATCCTATTTATCGTTTCCGAGATGCTCGTGTCAATAAACAAAAATTACATGTTGCAACAACACTTTGCCCCTCATCAACAAATTATGCTTGTCGCGAATTTCTTGCAGTGGGAACACTGCTGCAACATTACTTTATGCGTACTCCCCTAGAAGATCCTGTATTTGATGCCACTAATTTATGGAATGATCTTAAATCTCTTTGCACAAAATTAAAGCAAGATACCAGTCGACAGTTGCAACGCCAATTATTAGAATTTTGGACATCCTTATTGATGCTCGAACGTCATTTAGAGCCTAATTCATTAACGCGCCCGATTTTAATTTTTGAAGATCCGGAAGCACGATTACATCCACGAATGGTAGCAATTTTATGGGAACTTACGCAATATCTTCCTATTCAACGAATTACTACAACTAACTCCGTAGAATTGATTTCACAAGTGGCATTACGCGATATTTGCCGTCTTGTACGTTATACTGATCGCACTCGAGCTTACCAACTTGATCGCCACGATCTTGGCAAAGAAGATTTACGTCGTTTAACCTTTCACGTTCACCATAACCGCAGTCTTGCTTTATTTGCTCGAACTTGGATTTTGGTAGAAGGTGAAACCGAAGTTTGGATTCTTTCAGAGTTAGCGGACTTACTCAGTATTAATCTCGCGACTGAAGGCATTCGTATTGTCGAATTTGCACAATCTGGATTACGTCCGTTAATCAAATATGCGCAAGCGATGGGAATTGAATGGTATGTCTTAACGGACGGTGATGATGCTGGGCGGAAATATACTGAAACCGTAAAAGCAATGTTAAACGCTCAAGAGAAACCTGATGATCGTGTGACCACCTTACCACGCACGGATATAGAGCATTTTTTCTATGCTGAGGGATTTGATGATGTCTTTATTCGCCTTGCCCGCTGGTTACCACAAAATAATTACTTTCCAATGCGTAAAATCATTCAACGCGCAATTCAACGTACTTCCAAACCTGATTTAGCTATTGCGCTATCAAACGAAATTGAACAACGCGGTATGCAAGCCATTCCTGTATTATTTAAACGGTTATTTTCTAAAGTATTAAATCTAACCAGAACACAATAA
- the purF gene encoding amidophosphoribosyltransferase, with the protein MCGIVGIVSQTPVNQSIYDALMVLQHRGQDAAGIVTVDETHCFHLRKANGLVTDVFQQVHMERLQGNAGLGHVRYPTAGSSSEFEAQPFYVNSPYGITLVHNGNLTNSDELKEKLFHEARRHINTKSDSEALLNILAYHIDQIHKHELDAADIFTAIKATNKDIRGAYACVAMIIDHGLVAFRDPNGIRPLVLGKREENGRTDYMFVSETVALDTVGFEFVRDVKPGEAIYVTFNGDIYSEICAENTKLTPCIFEYVYFARPDSTIDGVSVYAARVHMGERLGQKIAREWKDLDIDVVIPVPETSNDIALRIATVLGIPYRQGFVKNRYVGRTFIMPGQTQRVSAVRRKLNTISSEFKGKNVLLVDDSIVRGTTSEQIVDMARSAGANKIYFASAAPEIRYPNVYGIDMPTKHELIAYGRDVDEIAKLIGVDKLVFQDLASLEISIQQENPHIREFDTSVFTGKYVTGDITPEYLDNIANQRNDKAKK; encoded by the coding sequence TTGTTTTCACTTACGTAAAGCGAATGGTTTAGTGACAGATGTGTTCCAACAAGTACACATGGAACGCTTGCAAGGGAATGCGGGATTAGGTCATGTGCGTTATCCGACTGCTGGGAGTTCCAGTGAATTTGAAGCGCAACCTTTTTATGTGAATTCACCTTATGGTATTACGCTTGTACATAATGGTAACTTAACGAACTCGGATGAGTTAAAAGAAAAACTTTTTCATGAAGCCCGCCGTCATATCAATACCAAATCCGATTCTGAAGCCTTACTCAATATCTTGGCTTACCATATAGACCAAATTCATAAACATGAACTAGATGCAGCAGATATTTTTACTGCAATTAAAGCGACAAATAAGGATATTCGTGGTGCTTATGCTTGTGTCGCAATGATTATTGATCATGGTTTGGTGGCATTTCGTGATCCGAATGGAATCCGTCCATTAGTGTTAGGAAAGCGGGAAGAAAACGGCAGAACAGATTATATGTTTGTATCCGAAACAGTCGCGTTAGATACAGTTGGTTTTGAATTTGTACGTGATGTAAAACCTGGCGAAGCAATATATGTCACTTTTAATGGTGATATTTATTCGGAAATCTGTGCAGAAAATACTAAACTCACACCGTGTATTTTCGAATATGTTTATTTTGCGCGTCCAGATTCAACTATTGATGGCGTTTCTGTTTATGCAGCTCGTGTGCATATGGGGGAACGTTTAGGTCAAAAAATTGCACGGGAATGGAAAGATTTAGATATTGATGTAGTGATTCCAGTACCTGAAACCTCAAATGATATTGCGTTGCGTATTGCAACAGTATTGGGCATACCCTATCGTCAAGGTTTTGTGAAAAATCGTTATGTTGGTCGTACTTTTATTATGCCAGGTCAAACACAACGCGTGAGTGCTGTGCGTCGTAAATTAAATACGATCTCGTCAGAATTCAAAGGTAAAAATGTTTTGTTGGTGGATGACTCGATTGTACGCGGTACCACATCAGAACAAATTGTAGATATGGCGCGATCTGCTGGCGCAAATAAAATCTATTTTGCTTCAGCCGCTCCTGAAATTCGTTATCCTAATGTATATGGTATCGATATGCCAACCAAACATGAGCTGATTGCTTATGGTCGTGATGTGGATGAAATTGCCAAATTAATTGGTGTCGATAAACTGGTTTTCCAAGATTTAGCTTCATTAGAAATTTCGATTCAACAAGAAAATCCACATATTCGTGAGTTTGATACATCAGTATTTACCGGAAAATATGTGACAGGCGATATTACACCAGAATATCTTGATAACATCGCGAACCAACGGAATGATAAAGCGAAAAAATAA
- the eda_4 gene encoding KHG/KDPG aldolase yields MQWNLSPQAVFAASPVVPVMVIKKLEDSIPMANALLEGGISVFEITLRSQIAVEAIKLISETFPQALVGAGTVISTEQYDEVIKNGAKFVISPGATPKLLQHAKSNSICLIPGTATPSEMMQALELGYDHLKFFPAEANGGAKALSAISAPLPQLTFCPTGGISAKNVAEYLALNCVATVGGSWMLPAETIAEKNWSKITELSQSAVKLIQELRQK; encoded by the coding sequence ATGCAGTGGAATTTATCACCCCAAGCGGTCTTTGCCGCTTCGCCCGTTGTACCAGTTATGGTTATCAAAAAATTGGAAGATTCTATTCCTATGGCGAATGCATTATTGGAAGGAGGAATTTCTGTTTTTGAAATTACGTTACGTAGCCAAATTGCCGTTGAAGCTATCAAATTGATCAGCGAAACTTTTCCGCAAGCTTTAGTCGGTGCTGGTACGGTCATTTCAACGGAACAATATGACGAAGTGATCAAAAATGGAGCAAAATTCGTTATATCTCCAGGTGCAACCCCAAAATTATTACAACATGCCAAATCTAATTCAATTTGTTTAATTCCGGGCACGGCAACGCCGTCAGAAATGATGCAAGCATTGGAATTAGGTTATGATCATCTCAAATTTTTTCCAGCGGAAGCCAATGGTGGTGCGAAAGCGCTTAGTGCCATCTCCGCACCACTGCCGCAATTGACATTTTGCCCAACTGGCGGAATTTCGGCTAAAAACGTAGCGGAATATCTCGCTTTAAATTGCGTTGCCACTGTGGGAGGTTCATGGATGCTGCCTGCAGAGACAATTGCGGAAAAAAATTGGTCGAAAATCACAGAATTAAGCCAAAGTGCGGTCAAATTAATTCAAGAATTGCGTCAGAAATAA
- the dinB gene encoding DNA polymerase IV has protein sequence MNNIIRKIIHIDMDCFYAAVEMREDPSLVGKPIAVGGSSRQRGVLTTCNYEARKFGCRSAMPTAQAFKLCPNLILLPVRMELYKSVSTQIHEIFHRYTDIIEPLSLDEAYLDVTDCKQCSGSATWIAQEIRQTIFNELHLTASAGIAPLKFLAKVASDQNKPNGQFVIRPDEVEPFITTLPLHKIPGVGKVTYEHLRQMGLETCGDVQKLSLPILVNQFGKMGKRIWDFSHGLDEREVQSHRERKSVGVERTLSYNISHFTESLEILSALYPELERRTLRAKSDIPLTCYQKIGVKLKFDDFQVTTVEKSAMEFRQKSFEQLLEKAWERCHGRTVRLVGIHVIVPEKTQEIQLDLL, from the coding sequence ATGAACAACATTATTCGTAAAATTATTCACATTGATATGGATTGTTTTTATGCCGCTGTAGAAATGCGCGAAGATCCATCTTTAGTCGGAAAACCTATTGCTGTCGGCGGTTCAAGTCGCCAACGCGGTGTGCTAACTACGTGTAATTATGAAGCCCGAAAATTTGGCTGTCGGAGTGCTATGCCTACGGCGCAAGCTTTCAAACTTTGTCCAAATCTCATCTTGCTCCCCGTACGAATGGAATTATATAAATCTGTTTCAACACAAATTCATGAAATTTTTCATCGTTATACCGATATTATTGAGCCTTTATCGCTCGATGAAGCCTATTTAGATGTCACCGATTGTAAGCAATGTTCAGGATCTGCAACGTGGATTGCCCAAGAAATTCGCCAAACGATTTTTAACGAATTACATCTCACCGCTTCAGCGGGTATTGCACCATTAAAGTTTCTAGCTAAAGTTGCCTCTGATCAAAATAAACCCAATGGTCAATTTGTGATTCGTCCTGATGAAGTCGAGCCGTTTATTACAACTCTTCCTTTACATAAAATCCCCGGTGTAGGAAAAGTCACATACGAGCACTTACGACAAATGGGATTAGAAACCTGTGGCGATGTACAAAAACTAAGCCTACCTATTTTAGTGAACCAATTTGGAAAAATGGGGAAACGTATTTGGGATTTTAGCCATGGTCTTGATGAACGCGAAGTACAATCCCATCGAGAACGAAAATCTGTCGGTGTAGAACGAACCTTGTCTTATAACATTTCTCACTTTACAGAAAGTTTAGAAATTTTATCCGCACTTTATCCAGAATTGGAACGTCGTACATTACGAGCTAAATCAGACATTCCACTTACGTGTTATCAGAAAATAGGCGTAAAACTTAAATTTGATGATTTTCAAGTCACAACAGTAGAAAAAAGTGCCATGGAATTTAGACAGAAAAGCTTTGAACAATTATTAGAAAAAGCATGGGAACGTTGTCATGGGCGTACAGTGCGCTTAGTAGGAATTCACGTTATTGTGCCTGAAAAAACGCAAGAAATACAGCTAGACTTGTTATAA
- a CDS encoding Membrane protein of uncharacterised function (DUF340) — MFEGLLIVLVPMLLGYLIKTRNERLLGKVNRLVMLLLYVILFVMGVSLGLLDDVLAKLPDIGVSALSFAILIMGCNIIGLVIFDRLNPAPLKHLGNNIPPRWKLLLDSAKLCSMVLLGFIVGFFSYGHFVLPLHASTYVLVTLIFFVGIQLRNNGISLREVLFNKRGIYTGLIMIATSLVGGILSAYVLRLPITQGLAIASGLGWYSLSSVVINDAWGPIFGSIAFFNDLMREIASLFVIPFFMFRHRSTAVGLSGATALDCTLPIIQRSGGMEVVPLAISFGFVTNIAPPILLVFFSSIPL; from the coding sequence ATGTTTGAAGGATTATTAATTGTTTTAGTGCCTATGTTGTTGGGCTATTTAATTAAAACTCGTAATGAACGATTACTTGGAAAGGTTAATCGTCTCGTTATGTTATTACTTTATGTCATTTTATTTGTCATGGGCGTGTCGCTTGGGTTACTTGATGATGTGCTAGCTAAATTACCCGATATCGGCGTTTCGGCGTTAAGTTTTGCCATATTAATTATGGGATGTAATATCATTGGATTAGTGATATTTGATCGGCTTAATCCTGCGCCGTTAAAACATTTGGGCAATAATATTCCACCACGTTGGAAATTATTACTGGATAGTGCCAAACTCTGTTCTATGGTATTGCTTGGTTTTATTGTTGGTTTTTTCAGTTATGGGCATTTTGTTTTACCATTGCATGCAAGTACTTATGTACTAGTTACACTAATTTTCTTTGTCGGAATTCAATTACGTAATAATGGTATTTCTTTACGCGAGGTGTTGTTTAACAAACGAGGAATTTATACTGGATTAATCATGATTGCCACATCATTAGTAGGGGGCATATTGTCTGCTTATGTATTGCGTTTACCTATTACCCAAGGGCTGGCAATTGCATCGGGGTTAGGTTGGTATTCCTTATCCAGTGTAGTGATCAATGACGCATGGGGGCCGATATTTGGCAGTATTGCTTTTTTTAATGATTTAATGCGTGAAATTGCTAGCTTATTTGTCATTCCATTTTTTATGTTTCGTCATCGTTCAACAGCTGTAGGATTATCAGGTGCTACCGCATTGGATTGTACATTGCCAATTATTCAACGTTCGGGGGGAATGGAAGTTGTTCCACTAGCTATTAGTTTTGGCTTTGTGACAAATATTGCACCTCCGATTTTATTGGTTTTTTTCTCGTCTATTCCGCTTTAA